The Brassica oleracea var. oleracea cultivar TO1000 chromosome C6, BOL, whole genome shotgun sequence genomic interval TCAACATCTTAACATTGTTTTACTTAGCTTAAGGTTTGTCCTTTAACGCAACCAAAGATCTGATAACGCCGGGAGGAATACAATCAGCAAGAGGTCCAAGTTCAGATAGAAAAAAAGTCTTCTCCTTAACTAAGCTCTGCAATTTCTTCGATTCAAACCCCATCTTCTCTTCATCTACACATCAACAAGAAATGCCATTTTCTCATCACACTAGTAGTGCATTTTAATCTTTCAAGAAAGTAGCAAAACACGACAAACCTTTTTCCAGCATTGTATGCACAGCATGGAAAGGAACTGCAACAAAAAGGTCAGCTCCTGGGAGCATCATCCACGTTGGTTCTAGTCTTTGTTGTCCGGGCTTTGTTCCTAAGTGCTGTAAGAGCCTCTCGGTTCGCGTTCCTCTCCCTGTCGCTCTCCACCATCTGTTTTCACACATTATATGCTCCATTTAGTTAATGATTTCTCGCAGAACTCTCAGGATTGTTATTGAAATATCCATCGAAATGCTACCAACCTGACTTCGAATTAGGAAAATCTGATCAGCTTCAGCTTCATATTTCTCCAATACTTCAATAATCTTCTTTGGATCCAACTCCATCTTTTACGTTTTTAATAGATTCCGACGATCAACAAAGGGTGGAACAGCTAAAAAAACATAATAAGTTATGTCATATGTCCTCATAAAACCATGCTGAAGCATTCTTGTCTAAAGAGGTGATAAGGAACATAGTTCAGTCAATCTTCTCTACGTTAGTTAAGCTGTTTCCTAACTACGAATGATTGGATGATACCACGAAAAATCTCTCGAGTAAGATAACATAATAATAATATTCGCTTGTGTTAGGAATTCAATCCAACTTGTGCTTTAGAATAACAATGAATCAAAACGTATCTTTAATTCAAGAATGCAAAAGAGTCGCACAATAACAACTATTAGAGATCACAAGGTTAATAAGTAAACGAAGCCTGTTTAATATTGCTCTTGATCTTTCTCTCTTGCTCGTTATGGTCTGTGTTTTTCGGATGATCTTAAAGCCTTTACTATTTCCCTATTTATAACTCCAGCCACCGACATTAGATTTCCTATTCCTGATTGTATTCAACGTTTTGTCTCTTGTCGAACGTGAAAAGGAAACTAACGTGATTATTCCTTTTGTTGCAGGTCTTCAAACGTTGCTGGACTTGTGTGGGCCAGAATTGGGCCTTTACTTCACAACTTGAATAGCAAAACAGTTTTTTTTTTTTTTCAATAAGTTAAGCAGGTGAAGAGACAATTGCAAAACGCATGCTAAAAGTAAAAATAAATACAATGCATATCAAAAAAATACGAGCAACAACAAGTACATTAATATCACATTACATAAACAAAAGAAGTCTAACAACTTAGTAAACAGAGGTCAAAGCTTAAGCAAAAAAAAAAAAAACTTAGTAAACAGAGGACGTACAGACAATTACAGTTGCTAGTTAGTGATAGGAGGCATTATATCGAACATGTTAAGGGCGCAGAGAAATCTCCACGTACCACGTTGATACAAGGATATAAAGAAAACCCACTAAAATCACCACAAGAACTGAAGAAGCTAAGCTATATGAACTAGAGTTAAACCTATGCATTAAACATAGCCAGAGCGACGTGAACGGTGAATCAGATCAAAGGGAACAACATAGCTAAACCTATGCATTAAACATCAACAATAGCGAGGAATATATCGTAAAAGGACCGACGATTCGGATAAAGAACTTACCTTGAAGGAGCGTGTAGAGAAACAGAGCTTCTTTTTGAAACAGAGCTTAGAGCACCATCAAAGCAAGCGCTTAGTGGAGTGATTCTTGGTGGAACCCACCATAAAACAAGAAAACTGAGTGTTTAGAGCATGATTAATCCGGAGTTCTTAGGATGAGCTTCTTAACGGAAGTTAATAAACTGTTTCTTGACTTTTAACTAAAATAGCTAAGAACAGGTTTTTAAAATAGCTAAGAAATGGTACAACGATTTTTAATTTTTTTAGTTAAAAGTTAAGAAACAGTTTCTTAATTTCCGCTAAGAACTCCACTCTAAGAACCCCGGGTTAATCATGGTCTTAAAACGCCTGATTAGGCGTCGCTGCTTGAGCTGTTTCGCGGACCCCACTGACACGTGGCGGCCCGCGATTGGTTCGTTTTTAATTTTTCCTTTTTTTTTAAACAAAGCAAAAACTAAAAAAAAAAAATTAAGTAGGAGTTATTAGTTGTTGTATTTTAATAGATTTGAAAATCCGAACTAAATCTAGTGTTATTAGTTCTATGATTTTCAAATCTGTATTAAAATCATGTGTTATTGGTTTAATAATTCATAAGCTCTATATCAAATCAAGTG includes:
- the LOC106299540 gene encoding LOW QUALITY PROTEIN: p53 and DNA damage-regulated protein 1-like (The sequence of the model RefSeq protein was modified relative to this genomic sequence to represent the inferred CDS: deleted 1 base in 1 codon) gives rise to the protein MELDPKKIIEVLEKYEAEADQIFLIRSQMVESDRERNANREALTALRNKARTTKTEPTWMMLPGADLFVAVPFHAVHTMLEKDEEKMGFESKKLQSLVKEKTFFLSELGPLADCIPPGVIRSLVALKDKP